In the Hevea brasiliensis isolate MT/VB/25A 57/8 chromosome 8, ASM3005281v1, whole genome shotgun sequence genome, gcatgagcaaaactatcccacccatgattttgaaatggcggctgtagtctttgcattaaagatctagagacactacctgtatggtgaagtgttcgagatatacactgaccacaagagttttaagtacatcttccaacagagggatttaaacttgaggcagaggagatggatggaacttctaaaggattatgattgtaccatcctGGGAGGCCCATGCAGTAGCAGATGCTCTGAGCAGAAAACCTTCTAGCAGCTTAGCACACATATCAGCAGAGAGGATATCGTTGATACAGGAAATACATGggctgatggatcaaggtctgatcttggATATTTCAGATGAGAGGGTATTATTGGCCGATTTTTCAGTAAGACCAGACCTGAGAGACAGAATCAGAGTTTCTCAGCATAGGGACCCATAATTGATAAAGATTATAAAAAGAGTACAACAGGGTGAAGGATGTgaatttggatttgctaatgatgGCGCTCTTATGCAACGTTCCAAGATATGTGTGTCCGACATGGACAACCTCAAGAATgagatcatgcaagaggcacaccatACAccctacaatgtccacccaggctccaccaagatgtaccatgatgtgaaagataactactagtggaatggcatgaagagagacatagcagactttgtatcgaagtgcttgacttgtcagaaggttaAGTTTAAACACCAGAGGTCGTTAGGGAAGCTGTAAGAGCTCCTTATCtcggaatggaagtgggaaatgatcatgatggattttgtaactgggttgccttgtaccacattgtggaaacccatatacatttattatttattattattttattttaattagctaacaataatttaatatatttataaaaaatatatatatatattttattagatggtctacttatttttttttatttttgaaattaaatatatatctgcaatctgaacaacccagttcaataataactcttatcccattctacacctaatagaactcttaaaatatatatataccctaatcatctcttctgctaaactttgctctcaaaacctatttgtcacctctttttttttctatcaaatactctcaacagagaatccctaaatttttacttctctatgcaCCACGTTcgattctattttcaaggtaaaaattctcattccttatttaataatgggtgaatttgattttattttctttcctcgatTTGTTACCACTactctaaaaatttatttattattttttttcctttgatcattggtattgaattgggttgatcatgattactgtgagataataaccttcaatttagattatatatatatatatatatatatatatatatatatatatatatatatatatatatatatatatattttggttGACGTGCGTCCTGCGTCCCTgcgtttatatatattttttggttGACGTGTGTCCTGCGTCCCTAtgcgtgtgtgtatatatatatatatatattaaaaatcattttattttattgttatttaatatttctctttaatactttgggtgtgtaggagattcgaatattcaatcagccaattgaaattgtctctcttccattgaaaataactattgtcttggaggttccaggtgagtggtaattatagtacatggcaccgtttttgtccctttaaaaatttcttagcattaagtttgttattaaatgaaattttaaatcaatattttaacaatgattttatatgtgattttctatagttttattttattattgaattttatctcgattttgattaaataattgattttgccaactatctctgcattagacccattaggattccgggaacaggcctttaatgtatttatattgattgatatttgactataaaatttaccgatgtgttactgaattgatttgagattgatttgattttattgaattgatttgagattgatttgatttatattgactctctgaaactattgaaatacactattggaattgcactatcagttattatttgttatctgaaattttttattgattttgattgatttgtacaaattgattttctgttttgaattggtaccgtgCCCGATTCATTTACGTTAtccgccccgccgtgtggactatcacggtattaggttgcattgtcgagtcatgcatcattacagtttatggtttgcattagtatcatatgcattgatatctgtgaaggaggaggaaattATCTGATATccggtagcgcgcttaccatctggcctttggtgatgtggggtatcatcaccctggtgcactgtaccataaaatttttattaaatgaatttattttatatatatgttttatgaaattattttattaatgattttgacagcataagcatgattttattgaatagaaatttattgtgaaattaatcaagcgtctgcctgttcctattccgttgtgtgctataattatcattcactgagcatctagctcaaaccacgttttctctgcatTATCCATTTTGGTCAagagaattctgcagctgatccaaatattcagtccattttctggagagggacaactttgatttgttctcatggtatgcccgaattcatgttttctggggctaataattagtttagtttattgaacagtttaagtttttatttgaaatatgtagagactccgcagtttacttatggaatatttatgatgtttattcagcattttgtttatttgaattttgtctatttttgggattagtaagtgacaatatattcctTCAAGATAccctgataaggcttgcatgatttaagaatacttaaattatgcgccggtcacgatttagaattttgggtcgtgacaaagttggtatcagagctcggttaaggtctagtaaacttgcggagcataggatccttaacgtcttttcagtttatcattgcttcagATATCTGCGTCATTCGTACTTTTTCACcagtcttaatttggctcacattttcatatttaatacttgtttattaaaatgaataggtgcctgagtctgttaaacgtaagaggagagctagggccaagggtcttaatggtgcaaactttgatccaacaagggaggtaccacttcaaactattaatcagacatctaaATAAatgcctatggctaagactggggcacaaccattactttgtttctccatacttttccatgatatttagtacaccacctactttgttagagtatcctttatctatatcaacacctatgaggaacgcaatagacactgatatggtgtataggggatgtatagttcacattaaagatagggaattagctgcagatcttatttctttggatatgtttgagtttgatgtgattttaggcatggattggttagccacttatcacgtttcattggattgtcataataaagttatactctTTAAAATCCCTGGGGaggcaaaatttcaatttcaaggaGATCGCAGTAtggcctctagtaatcttatctccatagtgagtgctagacgattattgcgaaagatgtgtaaagggtatctagcttatgttagagatgttcaggtagaaggtgtaggtttggagaatgttgcagtggttaaggagtttcctgatgtgtttccagaagatttatcaggtttacccccggagcgagaggtagagttcgGTATAGATgtagttcctggaactgagcccatatctatgccaccttatcgtatggcacccgcagaacttaaggagttgaaggagcaactacagggcctactagataaggggtttattcgccctagtgtttctccatggggtgctcctgtgttatttatACGGAAGAatgatgggtctttgagaatgtgcattgattataggcaattgaataaggtaactgtacgtaataagtatcctcttccacgcatagatgacctgtttgaccaacttcaaggtgcaaagtatttttccaagattgatcttcgatctgggtatcatcaattaagggtcaagaaagaagacatactcaagacggcctttaggactaggtatggacactatgaatttcttataatgtcttttggtcttaccaatgctccggctgcttttatgggtctcatgaatagagttttcaagcctttcttagatcaatttggtatagtgttcatcgatgacattctagtgtactcaaagagtaaggaggagcatgagcagcatttgagaattgtccttcagaccttacgagaacacaagctatatgccaagttctcaaaatgtgagttttggttagatagtgtggctttcctaggccatacagtatctaaggattGGGTGTgcattgataagaagaaagttgaggcagtgcttcattggcctagacccacaactgtgtcagagattcgtagtttcttaggtttagcagggtattatagacggtttgttcaagacttctctcgtattgcagcacctttaactaagttgacacagaagaatgtgaaatttcagtggtctgaggcttgtgaaaaaagttttcaggagcttaagacttgtttaactacagcaccagtgttagcccttccatccggatcagggggttatgttgtatattgtgatgcttctaggattggtttaggatgtgttttgatgcaacatggacgggttattgcatatgcttctcgccagttgaaaaggcacgaacagaattatccaactcatgatttggaaatggctgcagtaatttttgctttgaaaatctggaggcactatctgtatggtgagacttgtgaaatcttcactgaccacaaaagtctcaaatacatatttgaccaacgtgatcttaatcttaggcaaaggagatgggtagaattgctgaaggattatgattgcaccatacagtatcatcctggaaaagctaatgtagtggctaatgctctaagcaggaagtcttctggtagtttagcccatatatctaccaagatgaggcctctGATTGGTAAATTGCATaagttgctagatcagggagtagagtttgaaatcatagcaggatcattcttagcacattttcgagttaggcctatcttgattgatcgaattaaggctgctcaaaagagggattctcagctgtgtgagattatagataatattcatcaagaccaagctcaaggattcatgttgaatgatgatggagttcttcgttatggcactagactttgtgtccccaatgttgatgagttgagaagagaaatcatggaggaggcacaccattctgcttacacagtacacccaggttcaactaagatgtaccgtgatttaagggagcactattggtggggtggcatgaagagggatgttgcagactttgttgctaaatgtttgacttgtcagcaggttaaggcagaacatcagagaccatctgggttacttcagccgtTGCCTATCcctgagtggaagtgggagcatgtTGCCATGGattttgttgtgggtttacctagtacacgaggtggttacaatgcaatctgggtgatagtggacagattgacaaaatctgctcatttccttcctgtgaagactacatatgactttgctaaacttgcacagttgtatataaacaagattgttagtcttcatggagttccagtttccattgtatCTGATCAtagtactcagtttacttctcgattttgaaagaaattccaagaagctttaggaacacgagtagactttagtactgcttttcaccctcagaaggatggacagtcagaaaggaccatacagacattatTTGTCATGATTCGTtcatgcgttatggattttggtggctgttgggatcatcatttgcctttagtagagtttgcttataataacagttatcaggcaagtatagagatggctccatatgaggcattatatggtcgaaagtgtaggtcaccggtttgttgggatgaagttggagaaagaaggcttactagaccagagttgatacaattaactttaGAGAAGGTTCGACaaattcgtgatcgacttttgactgctcaaagtcgacagagaagttatgctgaccctaagcgtaaagatgtagaatttatgattggtgatcatgtatttctgagagtttcccctatgaaaggaatcatgagatttgggaagaaagggaagcttagccctcgttttgttggtccatttgaaattttggagagaattggagcagttgcttaccgtttagcccttccacctggttttgcacatgtacatccagttttccatatttctatgcttaggaagtatgtaccagatccatcttatgttttacaacctcaaaccatgcaaattagggatgatatgtcatatgaggaacaactagtaaagattttagatcgacaaattaggaaactccggtctaaggaagtagctttgatcaaagtcttgtggcataatcactcaagcagtgaggccacatgggaggcagaatctaaaatgcgagccaaatatcctcacttatttgattcttcaggttagaattttgtctattcaaattcggggaccgaatttttttaaggggggaagtatgtggaaacccatatacatttattatttattattattttattttaattagctaacaataatttaatatatttataaaaaatatatatatatatatattttattagatggtctacttatttttttttatttttgaaattaaatatatatctgcaatctgaacaacccagttcaataataactcttatcccattctacacctaatagaactcttaaaatatatatataccctaatcatctcttctgctaaactttgctctcaaaacctatttgtcacctcttttttttctatcaaatactctcaacagagaatccctaaatttttacttctctatgcaCCACATTcgattctattttcaaggtaaaaattctcattccttatttaataatgggtgaatttgattttattttctttcctcgatTTGTTACCACTactctaaaaatttatttattattttttttcctttgatcattggtattgaattggATTGATCATGATTATTGTGAGATAATaacctttaatttaaattatatatatatatatatatatatatatatatatatatatattttttttttggttgacgTGCGTCCTGCGTCCCTgcgtttatatatattttttggttGACGTGCGTCCTGTGTCCCTGCGTCCCTAtgcgtgtgtatatatatatatatatatatatatatatatatatatattaaaaatcattttattttattgttatttaatatttctctttaatactttgggtgtgtaggagattccAATATTCAATCAGCCAATTGAAattttctctcttccattgaaaataactattgtcttgggggttccaggtgagtggtaattatagtacatggcaccgtttttgtccctttaaaaatttcttagcattaagtttgttattaaatgaaattttaaatcaatattttaacaatgattttatatgtgattttctatagttttattttattattgaattttatctcgattttgattaaataattgattttgccaactatctctgcattagacccattaggattccgggaacaggcctttaatgtatttatattgattgatatttgactataaaatttaccgatgtgttactgaattgatttgagattgatttgattttattgaattgatttgagattgatttgatttatattgactctctgaaactattgaaatacactattggaattgcactatcagttattatttgttatctgaaattttttattgattttgattgatttgtacaaattgattttctgttttgaattggtacctgtgcccagtatctgtttctgttatctggccccgccgtgtggactatcacggtattaggttgcattgtcgattCATGCATCAttacagtttatggtttgcattagtatcatatgcattgatatctgtgaaggaggaggaaagtatctgatatctggtagcgcgcttaccatctggcctttggtgatgtggggtattatcaccctggtgcactgtaccataaaatttttattaaatgaatttattttatatatatgttttatgaaattattttattaatgattttgacagcatgagcatgattttattgaatagaaatttattgtgaaattaatcaagcgtctgcctgttcctattccgttgtgtgctataattatcattcactgagcatctagctcaaaccacgttttctctgcatTATCTGCTTTGGATCGTAGAATTCGcggtgatccaaatattcagtccattttctggagagggacaactttgatttgttctcatggtatgcccgaattcatgttttctcgggctaataattagtttagtttattgaacagtttaagtttttatttgaaatatgtagagactccgcagtttacttatgggatatttatgatgtttattcagcattttgtttatttgaattttgtctatttttgagattagtaagtgacaatatattcctTCAAGATAccctgataaggcttgcatgatttaagaatacttaaattatgcgccggtcacgatttagaattttgggtcgtgacatggggatatgattcgatatgagtAATTGTAGATCATCTGACTAAAACAGCTCATTTTTTGCCTATGTGAACCACCTATTCTATTGCACAATATGCCAAGCTCTATGTTTaaaaaatagtcagattgcatggagttcctgcttccataatatctaacagagggccccaattcacttctcgattttggagaaagctaCAGGAGTCACTTGCCACACAGTTAAAATTCAGTACTACCTTCCACCCCCAGACAAATGGGCAGTCCAAAAGGACAATTCAAATACTAGAGGATATGCTTCGTATGTGTGTCCTGGATTTcgaaggtcaatgggatgatcagctacccttgaTGGAGTTTGCCTaaaacaacagttatcattcaaGTATCGAAATGACACCCTACGAGgcattatatggcagaaagtgtagatctCTATTATGTTGGATGGATGTAGGAGAAGCAAAGGTGTATGATGAAGACCTAGTGCAATACACTTctgagatggttcctttaatcagggaatgattgaaaactgtTTTCAGcagacagaagagttatgcagatcccagacggagggatgtagagtttgcagtcgGTGATTACATATttttgaaggtttctccgataaagggagttatgagatttggaaagaagggcaagttgacaCTTCTATATATTGGactttttgaggttactgatagagtcagAGCAGTTGCCTATCGATAGGAGTTACCACCCAGCCTTTTTCATGTTcaccctgtgtttcacatctccatgctcaggaaatacatacctaaTCCTTCTCATGTGCGGCAACCAGATACAATAGAGTTGAAtgaaaacttgacgtttgaggagcagccAGTAGCTATAgtagactaccaagtgaggcaactaAGATCAAAACAAATCCTTATGGTTAAGGTTTTTTGGATGAGCCAATCAGTGGAAGAATGCACCTGGGAGCCAGAGCGGGACATGTGTGGCAAGTACCCCTATCTGTTTAACAtgtaattttatttctttattctgccttgtataaaattcaaggacgaattttctataaagggggaagaatgtaacacccctaaattttaaataaattaatttatatgtaaatattagtattttattgtattaaatatttgagaaatttttttgaaattttttgattTTTAGAATCGGGTTTAATTttccaaaaatgtgaaactttgatgatttttaaaaattaatttaaaaatcacgtggcaaaactaaaaatatatttagactctataaatttttctgagttttttagaatttttgggcctcgttttttgtCCTAAGGTAGAGcaaaaattcaatttcgggtatcctgaatcggactgaCTGAATTGAACTAGACCGAGTTGGACTGGTCGAATCGGATTGGCCCTCTTCCTTTTCTCCTCTTCTTCATCGCGCGTCCCGACTGCctctcttccctttctattttctctctcctctctcctccccttATCACGCCACCGCCGCCCCTCCCTCCCCAGCTCGCCGACACGCCTCTAGGTACCCTCCCCGTTGTCGGCCGTAGCTCCAGTGGCCGGAAAAGCGCGTGCGAAGTCCCTTCAATGTGCGCATGACTCTTCGTCTTCCCAGGCTAATTTCGAccaatccggccaccgattggaccgagtCTTATCCtaaaacccatctacacctcgagagctttccatagacaccaagaacataaAAATCCATTgagtggtttgtccaatttttgtccgagtACTTTTagtccatttcgacttttgggctggatttctcacaaaccatgaaccccatgaaaaatccgagagtaccggagtgctccccTTGGTGAGAGCTTCacggcaatacccatttcaaattttttcgacaccgttttctaGTGGATCCCACGAAACTTTGCAGTATTTTTTCAGgacattaaatgagcttaataaatttcgtaaaaattatttactaacccccgtattgtgagCTTCATGTGGGTATGCTCGTTTCACGAAAATTCAATAGTTACTCAGGTTTGTAATTTCGGGCCCGGCAGGCAGGCTACTGGGAAAGCTTCAGAATCGAGTAgaggttataggctaccccatTGTTTTCTGACGCCCCAGACGTGTCCCAAAGGTCAGAATTGGTACAGGTAAACCCAAaacctcatttttcttaattatctagcacctaatttcaattaaaaatctataaaatattcgtggtaggttagaaaattataattcctttagcattagcttaataatattactaaggaccgcggggcaaaattctagaatttttagagctcatttgggtagcttttgaaaaatggttatttgtagggactaaatagtaattttttgaaTTGTAGttgttgactatttggatgggcccaagaggggccatgtAATGTGATTGGGCTGTGATTGtatgacttgtggatatagaaatgtattttaaacccttttataggttgggtaggtcctaggtatagggaaaattCTGTCAAATTTTCGAtacgacttagggtgtctttggtcctttttaaacttgtattgagttaaatatattaaataattgcaacgaaattgtcaagtgagccgggacagccttcctcctccgcccagccaccgcagtgacctcggtttaagtccttgagtagaatattaattttaattataattttaatattattatatattcaaggcatgcccatgcatcatctataaatatgtttatgtagttaaatactaggcaagtTTTATATTGCATCTTTGGTTGATGAAATGTTTATAgatgttgttttatggtaatttggagcagtgtgcgtgtgttagcGTGCGTGTAATGTGTGGTATTGGTTATGGAcaagatgggtagacacggctagagcttgactcgatgggacccaatcctttatggataagtcagggtagacacagctcgagatgatctcgctggcccccacatttggtttattaagcaaaagttcgGCTCGAGAGATACTctttggcagaggttggattaaaagagctatataggggatcagctcccatatatgtactgtttgaacgttattgggtgtgtgagtgctacaaattacctttttgctgttatgatgtgatttgtatcaaaattataatGGTGTTGCTTTCCACTCTTCAGgatacatt is a window encoding:
- the LOC131182502 gene encoding uncharacterized protein LOC131182502: MAPYEALYGRKCRSPVCWDEVGERRLTRPELIQLTLEKVRQIRDRLLTAQSRQRSYADPKRKDVEFMIGDHVFLRVSPMKGIMRFGKKGKLSPRFVGPFEILERIGAVAYRLALPPGFAHVHPVFHISMLRKYVPDPSYVLQPQTMQIRDDMSYEEQLVKILDRQIRKLRSKEVALIKVLWHNHSSSEATWEAESKMRAKYPHLFD